One region of Mugil cephalus isolate CIBA_MC_2020 chromosome 17, CIBA_Mcephalus_1.1, whole genome shotgun sequence genomic DNA includes:
- the asmt2 gene encoding acetylserotonin O-methyltransferase 2 codes for MRLSVQRAAMAEHLSQSELDYPFKLLEYFNGFRVSKVIFSACELGVFDLLLKSQDPLSARHVAEELGTSVDGMERLLDALVGIEILEVEKTDGTALYSSSDVANLYLAKGSTKSLHDMIIYQSQTIYPLWNNMADAVREGKNQNEKTFGLPPEEVFQAIYRSEEEMLKFMGLMNSSWVLDGHDIVTAFNLSGFQTIVDLGGCTGALAREMAKAYPSSSVTVFDLPQVVETAQKHFSQENDAVVFQTGDFFTGEIPAADLYVLARIIHDWHEEKCLTLLKKIHDACKPGGGVLLVEALLFENRRGPVMAQIFSLNMLVQMEGRERPPSEYTRMLNKAGFHNVQVCRTGKSYDAILAVR; via the exons ATGCGCTTGTCCGTGCAGCGTGCAGCCATGGCAGAGCATCTATCCCAGAGTGAGCTGGACTACCCATTCAAACTTCTGGAGTATTTCAACGGCTTTAGGGTGTCAAAG GTGATATTTTCAGCCTGTGAACTGGGAGTGTTTGACCTCCTGCTGAAGTCCCAGGATCCCCTGAGCGCCCGGCATGTGGCCGAGGAGCTGGGCACCAGCGTGGACGGGATGGAGAGGCTGCTGGACGCTCTGGTCGGCATCGAGATCCTGGAGGTGGAGAAGACAGACGGAACAG CTTTGTACAGCAGCAGCGACGTGGCAAACCTTTACTTGGCTAAAGGCAGCACCAAGTCTCTTCACGACATGATCATCTACCAATCGCAGACCATCTACCCGCTGTGGAACAACATGGCCGACGCCGTCAG GGAGGGGAAGAACCAGAATGAAAAGACCTTTGGGCTTCCACCGGAGGAGGTTTTCCAAGCTATTTACAG GTCGGAGGAGGAGATGCTGAAATTCATGGGTCTGATGAACTCCTCGTGGGTTCTTGACGGTCACGACATCGTGACGGCGTTCAACCTCTCCGGCTTCCAGACCATCGTTGATCTCGGGG GCTGCACCGGTGCTCTGGCCCGTGAGATGGCGAAGGCGTATCCCTCGTCCTCCGTCACCGTGTTCGACCTCCCGCAGGTCGTGGAAACGGCTCAGAAACATTTCTCTCAGGAGAACGACGCCGTTGTGTTTCAAACCG GGGATTTCTTCACTGGTGAAATTCCTGCTGCTGACCTCTACGTTCTGGCCAGAATCATCCATGACTGGCATGAAGAGAAGTGCCTGACgctgctgaagaagatccaCGACGCCTGTAAACCAG GCGGTGGCGTCCTGCTGGTGGAAGCGTTGCTGTTTGAGAACAGACGAGGTCCCGTCATGGCTCAGATCTTCTCCCTCAACATGCTGGTGCAGATGGAGGGACGCGAGCGCCCGCCGTCCGAGTACACCCGCATGCTCAACAAGGCCGGCTTCCACAACGTGCAGGTGTGCCGGACCGGAAAGTCCTACGACGCCATCTTGGCCGTCAGATGA